The region TGCAGAAGATAATAACAAGGTAATGCAAAGTTCACCGGCTCAGGATATAACTGTTGTTAATGCAAATTCTAAATATCCTGAAAGATGCGTTATGGTAATTGAGAAGTTCCTAACTGATAAATCTTATTATAGTTTATTACAGTATGGTATTGAAGGTCGCCAATATGAAATTAAAGATGGTTTTCTTGAAAAACCAGCAAATTTCAATGATGCTGTAGACGCAGGTGGATTTTCAGCTTGGGCATTTAGTAACTCAGAATTTAAACTTCCTCGTAGAACAGAGCATCCTAGCCGTTACGAAAAAACAAAAGAGTGGAGTCAGAATTACCTTAGTGACCCTTATACAGGATTTAGCTTTGATTCCTCCAAAGTTAGTACGGAACTTTCAGCGATATCTAACGTTAACTCAACCCTTGGTATACAGCTTATGTTAGGTAAGACAGAAAATGTGGCAGCTGCTATTGAGGAATATAGAAACCAGCTAAAACAAGCAGGTATTGATAAAGTTTTAGACGAATTAAAAAATCAATTAGCATCCTTTACGCCTATTATTAAATAAAGAATTAAAAGGCTGCTGTAGGAATTACGGCAGCCTTTTTTGATAAAAAATATATGATACTGGAGGTTCATGCATGGCAAATATCAATATTAAGGATATAGCAAGATTATCGGGTGTAGGTATTGCAACTGTTTCTCGAGTTATTAATCAAACAGGAGCAGTTAGTGAAAAAACAAAAAAGAAAGTAATGGATGTGATTAATGAATACAATTACATTCCAAATAATAATGCCCGGAATCTAAAGTTAACGCAGTCTGAAAATATTGCGCTGATTGTCAAATACATGTCCAATCCATTTTTTATAAAAATGATTGATGTCATAGAAATTGAGATGGCATCGAGAGGTTTTCCGCTTCTTATTCAAAACGTTGATGAGAGCTCTGATGAACTTGATATTGCAATCAGTGAATCAATGCATAGCAATTTATGTGGAATAATCATTATGGGAGGATCTTATTCTTCTTATACAGAGGCAAAATTTAAGCAACTTGGAATTCCTTGTGTTCTGCTTACTGTAAATTCAGAGGGAAATGTGGATCCGTCCCTCTATTCCAGTGTAATTATTGATGATGAAAAAGAAGCTTATAAAGCAACGAAATATTTAATTGATATGGGACATACCAATATTGGATTCTTATACAAAGATGTAGGTAATCTGGTTACTCCAAACATCTTGCGTTATCAAGGATATAAAAGAGCGCTTCTGGAAAGTGGAATCCCACTAGATGAAAATTTAGTTTCTAATGGTACTCCAGCGAGTGGGGCCGGATTTCGTGTTGGATTTTTGGCTATGAAACAATTGATGCAAAAAAATCCATCTATGACAGCTGTTTTTGCCTTTTCGGATGTATTAGCAATTGGAGCTGCTAAGGCAGCGCTTGCAAGTGGTAAAAGAATACCAGAAGATATTTCAATTATTGGATTTGACGGAATAGAAATGACAGAATTTTATAATCCATCTCTTGATACCGTGTATCAGCCTGCGATAGAGATGGCTTTATCTGCGGTATCTATGCTTCACGGAATGATGAATGGAGAGAAGTCACAGCATATGGTATATGACTCTGTAATTATGAAGCGAGGTTCTGTTAAGAATATTCAAAAGCCCTAATGTGTGAAAGTGTGAAGAGAATTTCTAAGGCACCAAAAGACGCTGCCTAAGAAATTCTAAAGCTCCACATAACCTACTGAGTAGGCATATTCAAGCGGTAAGAGAAGCGCAGAAATTAGTATAGATTATTGACATAATGACGATTGACAGAAAGGAACGTGCAATGGATCAACAAAAGTTAAAAGAATTAGTGCAAGATATGAGTCTTATCGAAAAGATTAATCAACTTTTGCAAGTTACCAGTGGTTTTTTTATAGATGATGTAGAGCTTACAGGACCTATCAGGGAAAATGGAATTACAGAGCAAAGTATTGCTCAGGCAGGATCTGTCATTGGATTATTAGGAGCAAAAAAATACAAAGAAATACAGGATGCTTACATAAAAAATCATCCTCACAATATCCCACTGCTAATCATGTTAGATGTTATCAACGGATTTCGCACCATATTTCCTATTCCACTAGCACAGGGAGCTACTTTTGAACCGGAATTATCAAAACGATGTGCTCAGATAGCAGCAAAAGAGTCCGCTGTTTCGGGTGTACATGTAACATTTGCTCCAATGGTTGACTTAGTACGAGATGCTAGATGGGGAAGGGTAATGGAGTCTACTGGTGAAGATACAAAGTTAAACAGTGACTTTGCCATCGCTATGGTGGAAGGATTTCAAGGTACAAACGTTGGTGAAGAGTATAGTATTGCTGCTTGTGTAAAGCATTTCGCTGCATATGGTGCTCCTAACGGAGGTAGGGACTATAATACAGTGGAACTTTCCGAAAATACATTACGAGGTTATTATCTTCCAGCCTATGAAGCGGCGGTGAAGGCAGGAGTAGAAATGGTGATGACATCATTTAATACATTAAACGGAATTCCTTCCACCGGTAATCAATGGCTCAATAGAAATGTACTTCGAGATGAAATGGGATTTGATGGAGTCTTAATCTCAGACTGGGCAGCAATTGAAGAACTTCAATACCATGGATATGCGAAAGACCGTAAAGAAGCCGCAGGACTTGCTATGAATGCCGGTGTAGACATCGATATGATGACCGGAATCTATAGTAAAAACCTTGAATCTTTAATTGAAGATGGTACGGTGAAAGAAGAGCTGTTAGATGAAGCAGTTCTAAGAATATTAAATTTAAAGAATAAATTAGGATTATTTGAAAATCCATATAAAGATGCGGATGAAGAGAAAGAAAAAGAAATTATTTTATGTGAAGAACATAGAAAAGTTTCTCTGGAAGCAGCAGAAAAATCCTTTGTTTTATTAAAAAATGATGGGATTTTACCATTGAAAAAGAGAGAAAAGATAGCACTGATCGGTCCATTTGTTTCTGAAAAAGAAATCTATGGAGTATGGTCTATGTTAGGAAGACCAGAAGACACAGTATCCATAGCGGAAGCTGCAGATAAGGTTAGAATGGATTATGAGTTTACTTTTGCAAAGGGCTGTAACATACTAGGAGCTGAGGATAGTAATTTAATTCCGGATCAGCATGTACAGGAACCTAGCAAAGAAGACGAGGAGAGAATGTTACAGGAAGCAGTTGAGGCTGCAAAGAATGCTGACAAGATTATATTAGCCATTGGAGAACATCGTCGCATGTCTGGTGAGTCAGCAAGCCGTTCTGACTTAACGTTACCGAAAATTCAATATAAACTATTAGATGCTATCTATGAAGTAAATCCAAATATTGCAGTAATTATTTTTACCGGAAGACCTTTGGATTTGCGTGAAGTATCAGAAAAATCAAAAGCTATTTTAAATGTCTGGTTACCAGGTACCGAAGGCGGTACAGCAATCTTAAATACTCTTATTAACAAGGTAAGCCCTAGCGGAAAGCTACCTATGAGTTTCCCTTATTGCGTGGGTCAGGTACCGGTGCATTACAATGAGTATTTTACCGGAAGACCTTATGATCCAAAAACAGGAGGAAAAGAGTATCGCTCGAATTACAGGGATATTCCGAATACACCTCTTTATCCATTTGGATATGGACTAAGTTATGCAAAATTCCAATATGATGATATTAAATTAAGTAAGGATATTATGTCTATTGGAGAAACAATAGATGCCTATGTTACTGTTAAAAACGTTGGGGAATATGCAGGTACAGAAACAGTTCAACTCTATATCAGAGATTGTATCGGAAGTGTCGTACGTCCTAGAAAAGAGCTAAAAGGTTATCAGAAAGTTACGTTGCAGCCTGGTGAAGCTAAGAATGTTACCTTTGAGATTACAGAAGAGATGTTACGATTCTGTAAGGATGATCTATCCTTTGGTAGTGAAAAAGGTGAATTTCATGTATACCTTGGTACGGATAGCAGCACAGAAGAGTATGTTTCTTTTAATTTAAATTAGAGACTAGAAAGGTACGGAATTCTTACTAATAATAAAATTTCAGTATCTTGGATTCTGAAACAAAAGGAATCTTTGTAAAAATAAATTAAATTTAAATATTCCATAGAATTATAATATAAAAATGCGCCTTGTTTTGATCTGAAAACAAGACGCATTTTTTAAATTATCTAATAAGACTATCTTGATAGCCTTATTACTAAAAGAAATAAAATTAAAGAAGCCCTTTTTTCTAAATGAAATTGAAGTTAAAGAATAGTGTATTATTTATCACCACATTATATGAACTTTAATAAATTAAGCCCAATTTCTTCGCTAAATTCACGTTCAACAACACCATCGATAACTGTTAAAACCAATTCTCCGGTTCCACTGATAATGGCTTCATTCAGATGTCCGCCATATACATTTCCATTTTCATCAGACACACTGATATGTAAGTGTGTATAAATATCTCCGTTCATAGTGGTAATAGTACCACCAAGCGAAACGACTTCTAAATCACCCTCAAAAGTATAACTCTTATACACTTTTTGTGATGTATCAAAAAGTCCAGCAGTGACTTTGCCGCATGCTCCAAGCCCGCTTAGAGTAGCAAGTTTAATCTGCTCAGTTGTTGCTAATTCCTTTAATTTAGCAACAATATCTTCTCCACGATCCAAGCGAATTACATAATGGTTTTGAAATCTACGATAATCCATAAGATACCGTCCTCCTTTGATCAAAAATTCGGTTTCACAAAAGTTCCTCTATCACGTTAATTATACATGATTATGAAATCTATTGCATTAGTTTATCAGATTTTTGAAGGAATCTGCTTACCACCCACTAATAAGCGCTAAATACATACCTTGTGCCTTTGGTTATACTACTTGAAAGTTTTATAGAAGTAATACCGGTATTTCTTAAATCACATATCAAATAAAAAAGTTCAGATAAAGTTCAGATAGAAAACAACAGCAGTTCACCCATACCAGTTATACTGTCTTCAATAAAAGACTGGGAGGTGAGATTATGAACGAAAAAGGCAGACACGAACACAAGATTTACGTCAATACTTCCGACTTTATGCAACTTTCGGCAAAACTGAAATACATTGCAAAGCCGGATGAAAATGTACTGGAAGACGGCGGATACAAAATACGCAGCCTTTACTTTGACAATTACACAGATAAGGCGGTGGTGGAAAAACTATCTGGACAAAGCAAACGTGAAAAATTCAGACTGCGATACTATAACGATGACACTTCTTTTATCCGACTCGAAAGAAAGAGTAAAGCCAACCGCCTATGTTACAAAGAGAGCGCGGTAATCACAGCAGAACAATGCGAGTCATTGCTGTTAGGGAACTATGATTGCTTAAAATTGCCGGATTCACCACTGCTAATGGAATTATATACGAAAATCCGTTATCAAAATCTGCGTCCGAAAAATATCGTGGATTACCGCCGAGAAGCCTACACATATCATGCGGGCAACGTGCGGATAACGTTCGACAGTAATATCAGAACTTCGAACAGCGTTGTAGGTTTTCTAAATCCGGCACTGACCACCATTCCGGCGGCCAATGCGATCATCATGGAAATCAAATATGACGGTTTCCTACCAGACATTATCCGTGACATACTGCAAATTGGCTCTCGAAATCAAACCGAGTTTTCCAAATACGTTGTGGCAAGACTCGTATAAACTACCAAAATACAGGAGGATACATTCATGTTAGAACAAATTTTCAATTTCAGCTTTTTGGACAAGGCGGCGTCTTTTTCCATCCCCGACATACTGGCAGCGCTACTTATATCGTTCGCTACCGGCCTATTTATCTTCTTTGTGTATACAAAGACTTTCAAGGGTGTAATGTACTCATCGTCTTTTGGCATCTCGCTGATTGCGATGGAATTGATAACGACGCTTGTCATTTTGGCAGTATCATCAAACTTGATAATCTCCCTCGGAATGGTCGGAGCGTTGTCCATCGTCCGTTTCAGAACCGTTGTGAAAGAGCCGCTCGATCTTGTGTACTTGTTCTGGTCTATCACGGTGGGTATTATTGTAGGCGCTGGACTTATACCTTTAGCGATCATTGGCTCAGTGATAATAGGACTTATACTATTCATATTTGCCAATCGTAAAACAAACGACACGCCTTATGTGGTCGTAATCAGTTGTGCAGGAGAACAAGCAGAGACGCAATCGTTACAACTGTTGAATACTCATACGAAAAAGCACGTCGTTAAAGCAAAAAGCGTATCGAAAGAGGGGATGGAACTGACCGTTGAGGTACGGTTGAAGGAGTCATCTTCGCAATTTGTAAACTTGCTATTGGGTATTGAAGGCGTTTACAACGCAACACTTGTTTCATATAACGGTGACTATTATATGTAATAATAAATTAACAGAAAGGAGACTCGAAAATGATAACGAGTAAGTATATCCCAGCCATCACAGGCGTGATTATTTGCTTTTGCCTATTTATTTGCGGATTCGTTGTTTACGCCGCAAACGCTTTTGACACTACGAATATCCCTGAATATCAAAAAAGGCTATTTGGCGATGAAATCATAACGCTTGACATTCAAGTGGACGGCAGCGATTGGCAGAGTCTTCTTGACAATGCTCAGGCCAAGGAATGGATATCCGCCGACCTTATAATCAATGGGGAAAAGTTCAGTGGCGTAGGCGTGAGGACAAAAGGTAATTCAAGCCTTTCGTCAGCTATTACGTCAGACGGTGGGGGGAGATATAGCCTGCAATTCAAGTTAAATAAATATATTAAAGGGCAGACCTATTATGGACTGGATACATTTTGTATAAATAACATGATGGGCGACGCGACGTATATGAAGGATTATCTCTCTTATGAGATTATGAACTATATCGGCGTTGCAACACCACTCACAAATTACGCCAGTGTAACGGTCAACGGCGAGGACTATGGTTTTTGCGTTGCGCTTGAACGGTACGAAGAAGCGTTTTTGGACCGCGCTTATAGTACGTCAGCCGGACAGTTGTACAGTGTAAAAATGGGAATGGGGATGCGCGGTAATTTCGAGGATATGCAGCAGGATGGTGAGAACGGATTCCCTGGTAGAGGGGAAGCTTTAAATAACGAGGGATTCCCTGACAGGCAGCAGAACGGAAACTTTGGTGATCGTTCACAGGGCGATGGTGGTATAAACTTCGAGGACAGGCAGCAAGGCGGTGGCATCGGAATGGGCGGCTTCGGTGGACAAGGCGGCGGTTCGCTTGTCTACACCGACGATAACATAAGTAGCTATTCCGCAATTTTTGAAAATGCCGTGTTTAATAATGCTTCTAAGAAGGACAAAAAGCGCGTAATCACAGCGCTTGAAAATCTGAACACTGGAACTGATTTGGAAAAATATTTCGATGTTGACGAGATTTTACGCTACTTCGCGGCGCATACGGTAGTTGTCAACCTTGATAGCTACATTTCCAATATGGCGCAGAATTACTATATCTATGAGCGCGATGGAAAGTTGAGCATTTTACCGTGGGATTACGGCCTTGCTTTCGGAGGATTCCAGTCAGGTGGTGCGTCTAGTGTTGTGAATTTCCCTATAGACACGCCGGTAAGTGGAGTGAGCATGGAGGACAGACCTCTTCTTAATATGCTGTTAGAAGTAGATGAATATAAGGAGAGATACCACAGCTATCTGCAGCAAATCGTAGAAGGATATTTTGAGAGCGGGCTGTTTGAAAAGAAAATTAACGAATTGGATGTAAAAATTAGTGAGTATGTAAAAAATGATGTTTCAGCATACTATACCTATGATCAGTATAAGGAGTCGTTACCAAATTTAATTGAGCTTGGGCATTTGCGTGCAGAAAGCATCAAGGGTCAACTTAACGGGACAATTCCATCAACATCAAATGGGCAAAACGCCGACAATTCAGCCCTGATAGACGCGGAGGGCGTCAACCTTTCTGCTCTAGGTTCAATGGGAGCAGGTGGTATGGGCGGCGGAATGGGCGGGCGCCCAGAGGTTGACGGGGATTTCTCGCTGGACGGTCAAGGAGGATTTCCGGGAGGGAATATGGTAGATATGGCGTTAATGCAGCAGGCTATGCAAATTCTCAGGGAAGCTGGCGGTGAATTGACGGATGAAGTAAAAGATGACCTTCTGGAACTAGGTTTGTCGGAAGAACAAATAGACATGGTTATTAGTATGCAGAATGGATTACCGGACGGTATGAATCAACCTGGGGCTGACAATGGTAATGGCGGTCGGGGCGGCAGACAGGGTGATACAAACCTGACCAACGCATCCGTGACATCATCTCAAATTAACTCCAGTACAATGGTTATCCTCACCGTCGGTATGTTGATTTTTCTGATCTACGCAACTATCTTCATCGCCAAACCAAGAAAGAATATGATATAATAAGAAGCAGCAGAGTCTTATGGTATGGGAGGTGAACCAATGGCAAAAATACTTATTTGCGACGATGAACCCGGCCTCCGCGCTGTAATCAAACGATATGCGCTGTTTGAAGGGTATGAAATTGCAGAAGCGGAAAACGGAATGGAAGCTGTCGAGGCCTGTCGAAATGATACGTTTGATATTATTATTATAGATATTATGATGCCGGAACTTGATGGTTTTTCCGCTGTGAAGGAGATTCGGAAAAAATCGAATACCCCAGTTATTATGCTCTCAGCTCGCGGAGAGGAATACGATAAGGTTTTAGGATTTGAACTTGGTATTGACGACTATGTTGTTAAGCCGTTTTCATCAAAAGAAATTATGCTGCGTGTAAACGCCATTTTGAGGAGAACCCAAAAGAGCGTAGCGAATTTCGATAGTGAAGAAGGACATATTATTTTCCGTAAAGAAGGATTCGAAGCCGATATGACTGCGTACAAAGTTTTTATTGACGGCGTTCAGGCAAACATGGCTCCGAAAGAATACGATCTTCTTTTCTTTCTGATACGCAATAAAAATAAAGCTGTTCCGCGTGAAAATATATTGACGGAAGTATGGGGATTTGATTATTGCGGAGATGATCGTACACTTGACACACACATGAAATTATTACGTAGATCGTTGGGGCCTTATGCGAACTTTATTACGACACTGAGGGGATTGGGCTACCGATTTGAGGGCTGATATATGAAAAGATCACGACGTCTGATGTGGAAAATATTTATATTTTTAATCGGGTTTTGTTCACTACTTCTTGCTGTTCTTTGGCTGTTCGAAACAATGCTACTTGGCAAGATGTATGAAGGTGTCCGAAAAAATGAAATTAAAAATGCCATTGCACTAATTGAACGAAATATAGACAGTCCCAATCTCAATCAAATAATCGTGTGGCTGGCGGATGATTCAGAAATAATTGTGACTCCCGCGCATGATTTTTCACCGCTTAACAGACCTAATCCTGCGGATAAAATTCCGATGCGGCAAGCGATAACTGAAAGCAAAGACTTCATTACATCGGATGGACGAATAGTTTCATTTGTCTTCTACGCCATCATTTCACCGGTTAACGCTACAATATCAACCATCAAAGTTCAATTGTACTATGTTACAGGAATCATGTTTCTTCTATCTATTGCACTTGCATTTGTCATAGCGAGAACGGTTTCAAAGCCGATAGAGGAACTCAATAATAGCGCAAAAATTCTGGCGAGTGGAAATTATGATATTCATTTTTCTGGAAAAGGTTACCGCGAAATCCACGAATTGTCCGATACCCTCAATTATACTGCTGCCGAGTTATCCAAGGTAGATGCTTTGAGACGTGAGTTAATGGCAAATATTTCTCACGATTTGCGAACGCCTCTCGCCCTTATTTACAGTTATGCCGAGATGATGCATGATTTTCCGAATGAAATTACTCCGGAGCAAACGCAAATGATCATGGATGAGAGTACAAGGCTCAGCTCATTAGTAGGGGATATCCTTGATATATCGCGCTTAGAAAATGGAACAATAGATCTGAATATAAAAACATATAACATTACTGAAAGCATAAGAACAACCATTGACAGAATGGCGGAATTGGTCAAAAAAAGCGGGTATAGATTCCTCTTTGAGCACGGTGAAGATATCTATGTTAATGCGGATGAATTAAAAATTACACAGGTATTCTATAATCTGCTTATTAACGCGATAAATTATAGCGATGATGACTTAACAATAATTATCCGCCAAAAAGTTTTTGAAGGCTTTGTCAGGATTGAAATAGAAGATCACGGAAAAGGTATCGCGGAAGAAAATCTCCCGTATATTTGGGACAGATACTATAGAATTGACAAGACCCACAGACGCGCTGTTATAGGGACAGGCTTAGGGTTGTCAATCGTGAAGAAAGTAATATCATTACATGGCGGCAGTTATGGTGTAGAATCTAAGATCGGTAAAGGCAGTACGTTCTGGTTTGACTTGGAAATTAATAATATGTAAAATGAAAACGCCTCATAGGGTAAGAATGCCCTGTGGCGCGTTTTTGTCATTTCAGGCAATTAGATTATGAGCTAGAAGCGTAAGCGGATTGCGGATATCCGCTTTGACTGGTTTTAAAAAAGATAAAAAAGTGTTGTATAAATATGATTATAAAAACGATTGACAGATAAAAATAGTAGGAGTAATATTCAATAAGAAATTGGTAGTACCAATTTTCTATTACTTTTAAAAACACTACAATACATGAGATATACATAGGAATGGAGAAAAGTTATGAAATATGCAAGGCAGTTCGGTATTATTCTAGCAGTAACATTTGTCGGAGAGGTATTAAGATATTGTATCCCGTTACCGATACCCGCAAGTATTTATGGGTTAGTTATTATGTTAGGACTTTTGGCGTCCAAAATAGTACCGGTAAAATCTGTGAAAGGTGCTGGCAGTTTCTTAATCGAGGTCATGTCGCTTATGTTTATTCCCGCCGGTGTCGGGTTAATGATTTCCTGGAATGCAATCCGTGATATTTGGCTACCCCTGATATTTATTATTATCATAACCACGGTAGTAGTTATGGTAGTGACGGGTAGAATTACGCAAAGAGTCATAGTGCAGGATGGTAAGAAAAATAAGGAATCAGTTACGGAATCGAATGGGAGGAAAGATAAATGAAAGAATTCATAGGTAATTCTCTGTTCTTTGGAGTTGGAATAAGCCTGCTAGGTTATGAAATCGGGCTGTTATTAAAAAAGAAATGGAAACTGGCAATCTTTAATCCGCTACTCATCTCAATACTATTTGTTATGGGGATACTTTCGGTATTTAATATTTCTTACGAGAGTTATGAGGAAGGAGCAAAATATTTAAGCTATCTTTTAACGCCTGCAACAGTATGCCTTGCAATTCCTTTATATGAACAATTGGATTTGCTAAAACAACATAAAAAGGCCATCATGATTGGAATCATATCAGGAGTACTAACAAGTTTAATCAGTGTATTGATACTATGTTTTCTATTTCAATTCACTCATGAACAATATGTAACGCTGCTTCCAAAGTCAATTACAACTGCAATTGGTATGGGAGTATCCGAGGAGCTTGGTGGAATCGTAACGATAACAGTTGCAGTGATTATCATCACAGGGGTACTTGGAAATATGATTGCGGAAACAGTGTGTAAGGTATTTAAAATTACGCATCCGGTTGCGAAAGGAATTGCTATCGGTACCTCAGCGCATGCAGTCGGAACAGCAAAGGCACTTGAAATGGGAGAGATAGAAGGTGCAATGAGCAGCCTTTCTATTGCGGTATCGGGTCTATTAACTGTAATAGGAGCTTCCATTTTTACAAATTTTATGTAAAATCATGCCTTTTACAATTAATGTATCTATGCTATCATTAACTTTAAGGTAGGAAGTAATGATTCTATTAGGAGGAAATGCTACAGATGGCAATAGATTCTATGGATATGTTTGATTCTGTAA is a window of Lachnoclostridium phytofermentans ISDg DNA encoding:
- a CDS encoding LacI family DNA-binding transcriptional regulator, yielding MANINIKDIARLSGVGIATVSRVINQTGAVSEKTKKKVMDVINEYNYIPNNNARNLKLTQSENIALIVKYMSNPFFIKMIDVIEIEMASRGFPLLIQNVDESSDELDIAISESMHSNLCGIIIMGGSYSSYTEAKFKQLGIPCVLLTVNSEGNVDPSLYSSVIIDDEKEAYKATKYLIDMGHTNIGFLYKDVGNLVTPNILRYQGYKRALLESGIPLDENLVSNGTPASGAGFRVGFLAMKQLMQKNPSMTAVFAFSDVLAIGAAKAALASGKRIPEDISIIGFDGIEMTEFYNPSLDTVYQPAIEMALSAVSMLHGMMNGEKSQHMVYDSVIMKRGSVKNIQKP
- a CDS encoding CotH kinase family protein, with the translated sequence MITSKYIPAITGVIICFCLFICGFVVYAANAFDTTNIPEYQKRLFGDEIITLDIQVDGSDWQSLLDNAQAKEWISADLIINGEKFSGVGVRTKGNSSLSSAITSDGGGRYSLQFKLNKYIKGQTYYGLDTFCINNMMGDATYMKDYLSYEIMNYIGVATPLTNYASVTVNGEDYGFCVALERYEEAFLDRAYSTSAGQLYSVKMGMGMRGNFEDMQQDGENGFPGRGEALNNEGFPDRQQNGNFGDRSQGDGGINFEDRQQGGGIGMGGFGGQGGGSLVYTDDNISSYSAIFENAVFNNASKKDKKRVITALENLNTGTDLEKYFDVDEILRYFAAHTVVVNLDSYISNMAQNYYIYERDGKLSILPWDYGLAFGGFQSGGASSVVNFPIDTPVSGVSMEDRPLLNMLLEVDEYKERYHSYLQQIVEGYFESGLFEKKINELDVKISEYVKNDVSAYYTYDQYKESLPNLIELGHLRAESIKGQLNGTIPSTSNGQNADNSALIDAEGVNLSALGSMGAGGMGGGMGGRPEVDGDFSLDGQGGFPGGNMVDMALMQQAMQILREAGGELTDEVKDDLLELGLSEEQIDMVISMQNGLPDGMNQPGADNGNGGRGGRQGDTNLTNASVTSSQINSSTMVILTVGMLIFLIYATIFIAKPRKNMI
- a CDS encoding polyphosphate polymerase domain-containing protein, with the protein product MNEKGRHEHKIYVNTSDFMQLSAKLKYIAKPDENVLEDGGYKIRSLYFDNYTDKAVVEKLSGQSKREKFRLRYYNDDTSFIRLERKSKANRLCYKESAVITAEQCESLLLGNYDCLKLPDSPLLMELYTKIRYQNLRPKNIVDYRREAYTYHAGNVRITFDSNIRTSNSVVGFLNPALTTIPAANAIIMEIKYDGFLPDIIRDILQIGSRNQTEFSKYVVARLV
- a CDS encoding PPC domain-containing DNA-binding protein — protein: MDYRRFQNHYVIRLDRGEDIVAKLKELATTEQIKLATLSGLGACGKVTAGLFDTSQKVYKSYTFEGDLEVVSLGGTITTMNGDIYTHLHISVSDENGNVYGGHLNEAIISGTGELVLTVIDGVVEREFSEEIGLNLLKFI
- the bglX gene encoding beta-glucosidase BglX, translated to MDQQKLKELVQDMSLIEKINQLLQVTSGFFIDDVELTGPIRENGITEQSIAQAGSVIGLLGAKKYKEIQDAYIKNHPHNIPLLIMLDVINGFRTIFPIPLAQGATFEPELSKRCAQIAAKESAVSGVHVTFAPMVDLVRDARWGRVMESTGEDTKLNSDFAIAMVEGFQGTNVGEEYSIAACVKHFAAYGAPNGGRDYNTVELSENTLRGYYLPAYEAAVKAGVEMVMTSFNTLNGIPSTGNQWLNRNVLRDEMGFDGVLISDWAAIEELQYHGYAKDRKEAAGLAMNAGVDIDMMTGIYSKNLESLIEDGTVKEELLDEAVLRILNLKNKLGLFENPYKDADEEKEKEIILCEEHRKVSLEAAEKSFVLLKNDGILPLKKREKIALIGPFVSEKEIYGVWSMLGRPEDTVSIAEAADKVRMDYEFTFAKGCNILGAEDSNLIPDQHVQEPSKEDEERMLQEAVEAAKNADKIILAIGEHRRMSGESASRSDLTLPKIQYKLLDAIYEVNPNIAVIIFTGRPLDLREVSEKSKAILNVWLPGTEGGTAILNTLINKVSPSGKLPMSFPYCVGQVPVHYNEYFTGRPYDPKTGGKEYRSNYRDIPNTPLYPFGYGLSYAKFQYDDIKLSKDIMSIGETIDAYVTVKNVGEYAGTETVQLYIRDCIGSVVRPRKELKGYQKVTLQPGEAKNVTFEITEEMLRFCKDDLSFGSEKGEFHVYLGTDSSTEEYVSFNLN
- a CDS encoding response regulator transcription factor; protein product: MAKILICDDEPGLRAVIKRYALFEGYEIAEAENGMEAVEACRNDTFDIIIIDIMMPELDGFSAVKEIRKKSNTPVIMLSARGEEYDKVLGFELGIDDYVVKPFSSKEIMLRVNAILRRTQKSVANFDSEEGHIIFRKEGFEADMTAYKVFIDGVQANMAPKEYDLLFFLIRNKNKAVPRENILTEVWGFDYCGDDRTLDTHMKLLRRSLGPYANFITTLRGLGYRFEG
- a CDS encoding CidA/LrgA family protein, whose translation is MKYARQFGIILAVTFVGEVLRYCIPLPIPASIYGLVIMLGLLASKIVPVKSVKGAGSFLIEVMSLMFIPAGVGLMISWNAIRDIWLPLIFIIIITTVVVMVVTGRITQRVIVQDGKKNKESVTESNGRKDK
- a CDS encoding DUF4956 domain-containing protein gives rise to the protein MLEQIFNFSFLDKAASFSIPDILAALLISFATGLFIFFVYTKTFKGVMYSSSFGISLIAMELITTLVILAVSSNLIISLGMVGALSIVRFRTVVKEPLDLVYLFWSITVGIIVGAGLIPLAIIGSVIIGLILFIFANRKTNDTPYVVVISCAGEQAETQSLQLLNTHTKKHVVKAKSVSKEGMELTVEVRLKESSSQFVNLLLGIEGVYNATLVSYNGDYYM
- a CDS encoding sensor histidine kinase, coding for MKRSRRLMWKIFIFLIGFCSLLLAVLWLFETMLLGKMYEGVRKNEIKNAIALIERNIDSPNLNQIIVWLADDSEIIVTPAHDFSPLNRPNPADKIPMRQAITESKDFITSDGRIVSFVFYAIISPVNATISTIKVQLYYVTGIMFLLSIALAFVIARTVSKPIEELNNSAKILASGNYDIHFSGKGYREIHELSDTLNYTAAELSKVDALRRELMANISHDLRTPLALIYSYAEMMHDFPNEITPEQTQMIMDESTRLSSLVGDILDISRLENGTIDLNIKTYNITESIRTTIDRMAELVKKSGYRFLFEHGEDIYVNADELKITQVFYNLLINAINYSDDDLTIIIRQKVFEGFVRIEIEDHGKGIAEENLPYIWDRYYRIDKTHRRAVIGTGLGLSIVKKVISLHGGSYGVESKIGKGSTFWFDLEINNM
- a CDS encoding LrgB family protein, which gives rise to MKEFIGNSLFFGVGISLLGYEIGLLLKKKWKLAIFNPLLISILFVMGILSVFNISYESYEEGAKYLSYLLTPATVCLAIPLYEQLDLLKQHKKAIMIGIISGVLTSLISVLILCFLFQFTHEQYVTLLPKSITTAIGMGVSEELGGIVTITVAVIIITGVLGNMIAETVCKVFKITHPVAKGIAIGTSAHAVGTAKALEMGEIEGAMSSLSIAVSGLLTVIGASIFTNFM